Below is a genomic region from Caulobacter rhizosphaerae.
CACCACCAGGCCCTTCTCCGTCAGGGCCGTCGTCGCCTCGCGCACCACCGTGCGGCTGACCTCGTACATGTCGCACAGGACGTTTTCCGGCGGCAGGGCCGAGCCTGGCGGGTAGAGTTCGGTGACGATCGCGTTGACCAGGTCCTCGACCACCGCGACGGCCAGCCGGGGGCGACGCGCGGCCCTCGGGCCCGGGACGTTCGTCGAAGCTGTCATGACCACGCTTATCTCGCTGTCCCGGCGTCCTGTCGGAAACCCGTATCGTATCACAATACGAGATTCGAGGCGCCCTGTGTCCCCTCGTGAGTTCGCGGCACGTTCTCAGTCAAGGGTTGCAATGCCTAAATTCATCATACATATTATGTGACCAAAAGCGTCGGCGCCCGCAGTTGGCGCGAAGAGACCTGGTCATGAAGATTACCGGCTACCGCAGCCTGACGACGATCCACGATTGGGGGCGGCCCGTGGGGGACGTGAACGGCGTGGTCGAGGCCGGGATCACGGAAACGCCGATCCTGCTGCTCGAGACCGATGGCGGCCTGACGGGGGTGGGCCTGGGACAGCACGCCGACATCGATCGCGTCTTCCCCGCCGTCGAGGGCGAGGACCCGCGTGCGGTCACCGCCCTGTACGACCGCATGCTGGCCCATGTGTTCAAAAGCGGCCACGCCGGCGCGACCTATGGGGCCGTCGCCGCCGTGGACATGGCGCTGTGGGACCTGAAGGCCAAGATGGCCGACGAGCCGCTGTGGCGCACGCTGGGCGCGCGCAGCCGCTTCGTTCCCGGCTACGCCTCGGGCCTGTGCTACGGCCTGGAGGACGAGGCGTTCCAGGCGCACTACGCCCTGTGGGCCGAGCGGGGCTTCACGGGAGCGAAGATCAAGGGCGGCCGCGACGTCACGCGCGACATCCGTCGCCTGACGATGGCGCGCGACCTCCTTCGCCGCAACGCCGAACGCCCTGCCCTGATGCTGGATGTCAACGAATGCTGGAGCCGCAAGCAGGCCGTGCGCCACGTCACCGAGATCGAAGCCCGCATCGACCTGACCTGGATCGAGGAGCCGCTGCGCCGCTGGGACGCTGAAGGCCACGCCATCGTCAGCCGGGCGGTGAAGGCCGCCGTCGCGACCGGCGAAAACCTGACCGGCCTCGACCAGTTCACGCCCCTGCTTGAGGCCCGCGCCGTCGACGTCGTCCAGGCCGGCAGCGTCTGGGGCGTCACCCATTTCAACCGCGTCGCGCTGGCGGCGCACGCGCACAACCTGCCGGTCTCGCCGGTCGGCTACGACGCCAATCCCATCGCCCACGCCGCGGCGGCGGCGCCGAACATGGTAGGCATCGAGATCCAGGACTTCGGCTTCCCGCTCGGCCTTGACGTCGACCAGCAGATCATGGACGGCGGTCTGGTCCTGGGCGATCGACCCGGCCTGGGGATCGAGGTGGACGAGGCGGCCATCGCCGCCAACCGGCTGAACGGAACCTGGTCCAGGCCAGGAGGACCCCACGTCCGGCCAAGGCACGCGGGGTTGGGGCTGGTGCCCAACGGCCGCGCCGACGCCGAACGATAGGCCGGGGCGGGGCGCGATCGAGGAACCGACCGGATGATCAGCAACAGGCTCGGCGCGGACGGCCCCCTTGTTTCGGTCCTGGCCCTGGGCGGCGCCGCGCTGGGCGGCGTCTATGACGAAGTCTCCCAAACCCAGGCGGACGCTGTGGTGGCCGCGGCCCTGGACGCCGGGGTCAATCTGATCGACGTGGCCCCCTACTACGGCGCGACGCGGGCCGAGACTGTGCTTGGCGCGGCGCTGCGTGGGGTCGCGCGAGACGACGTCGTGCTGATGACCAAGGTCGGGCGCCAGGGCGACAAGTCCTGGGACTTCACCCGCGACGCCGTTCTGCGCAGCCTGGACGAAAGCCGCGCGCGGCTGGGCGTCGACCGCATCGACGTTTTGCAATGCCACGACATCGAATATGGCGACCGCCGCCAATTGCTGGACGGAGCCCTGCCAGCCCTGCGCGACCTCAGGACCCAGGGCGTGGTCGGCCGGATCGGCGTCACCGGCTACGACCTGGACCTGCTGGAAACGATCGCCCTGACCGAGGGGATCGACACGGTGATGGCCTACTGCACCTACACCCTGCAGGACCAGCGCCTGGCGCCGGTCGCGCGGCGGCTGGCCGAGCGGGGCGTGGCCGTGTTCAACGCCTCGCCCCTGGGCATGGGCCTGCTCACGGTCCAAGGACCGCCCGACTGGCACCCCGCCCATGATCGGGTGCGGGACGCGGCGATGGAGGCGGCGCGGCGTTGCCGGACGCTGGGCGGGGACCTGTCGTTCGTCGCCTTGCAGTTCGCCCTGCAGACCGCGAGCGAGGCCGGCGTGGTCTCGACCATCGTAGGCATGTCGCAGACGGAGATCCTGCGCCGGAACATCTCCGCCCTGACCACCCCGATCGATCCCGAGATCCTGGCCGCCGCCCGGTCCGCCCTCGCGCCGGTGGAGAACCTCGGCTGGGACCTGCTGCCGGGCGGCGGCGGCAAGGCGGGCGCATGATCGACGCCCATCTGCACCTGTGGGATCCCGAGCGGCTGGACTACGGCTGGCTGAGCCACGTTCCCGCCATCGCCGGCTTGCATGGCCCGGAAGAATGGGCGGCGGCGGGACCCGGCGTGCGCCACGCGGTCTTCGTCCAGGCCGACTGCGCGCCCGCCCAGGCGCTGGACGAGGTCGACTGGATCGCCGGCCTGGCGCATCCCCACCTGGAGATCCTCGGCATCGTCGCCTTCGCGCCGCTTGAGCTGGGCGAGGCGGTCGCGTCGCATCTCGACGCCTTGCGTCAGCGCCCGAAGGTGCGCGGCATGCGGCGCTCGGTTCAGAACGAGCCGGACAGTTTCATCACCGATCCCCGGCACGTCGAGGGCCTCGTCGCCGCCGCCCGCCACGGCCTGACGATCGACCTCTGCGCCCGCGACCGCCAGTTGCCGCTGCTGATCGAGGTGCTCGGGAGACTGTTCGAGCGCCAGCCCGACGCCCGCGTGGTGCTCGACCATCTGGGCAAGCCCGACATCGCCGCCCACGCCGGCGACATCGACGGCGCCGGCTGGGCCGACAGCCTGCGGGTCCTGGCCGGCTTTCCGAACCTGTCGGCGAAGATCTCGGGCCTCACGACCCAGGACCGCTGGTCCGGCGGTCGGGACGAGACCTTGCGCCCCTACATTGACCATGCCCTGGCCTGCTTCGGCCCCGAGCGCCTGATGTTCGGCGGCGACTGGCCGGTCGTCGACCTGGCCGGCGGCTACGCCCGCTGGCGTGCGATCTTCCAAGCGACGACAGCCGCCCTCCCCTCGCCCGACCGGCGCCGGATCGAGTCCGGAACCGCGACCGCCTTCTACGCCCTGGCGCCGGAGCGCCCGCAGGAACTGCTCTCATGACGATCGACACCGCCGCTCCCGTCGCAACACCGGCCGGCGCCGGACGCCTGCGCCTGCAGTTGTCGCTGATGGTCAACTTCTTCCTGCTGATGGCGCTCTACAGCGGCGTGCTGGGCGTGCTGCTGCCCAACCAGATCGCCGCCCTGAACCCCGCCGAGAAGGCCAACAACCTGGCCCTGATGTTCGCCGTGACCTCGGTGTTCTCAACCCTGACCACCCCGATCGCCGGCGCCTTGTCTGACCGCACCCGCACGCGCTGGGGCCGGCGCTCGCCGTGGATCGCGATCGCCTCGCTGATCGGGTCGCTTTGCCTGTTCGGCGTCTCGTGGATGACCAGCCTCTGGTCGCTGATGGTCCTGTGGGTCATGGCGGCGGTCGCCTACAATTCGATGCAGCCGGCGATGACGACGGTGATCGCCGACCGGTTCCCGCCGCACACGCGCGGCGTGGTCTCGGGCGTCGTCGGCGCGGGCATGACCGCCGGCCTGACCGCGGGGACCGTGGTCGCCGGCTACCTGGCCGGGGCGCGGGTGCTGGCCTATGGGCTGTTCGCGGCGGCGATCGCCGTCTCGTGCCTGGCCTTCGTGCTGATCAATCGCGAGGACTCCAGCGCCGACTTCCCCGCACGCCCCTTCTCCTGGAAGGCCTTCGCCGCCAGCTTCTGGATCAGCCCCAGGGACCATCCGGACTTCGCCTGGGCCTTCGCCGGACGCTTCACGGTCTATATGGGCTACCAGGCGGTGGCGGCCTATCTGCTGTACATCCTGCGCGACTATATCGGCCTGTCGGACGCCCGCTCCAACCTCGCCATCGCGAACCTGGCGATCCTGACCCTGGTCTGCCTGATCGTCTCGTCCCTGGCCTCGGGCTTCCTGTCCGACCGCCTGCAGCGGCGCAAGCCTTTCGTCGTGGCGTCTAGCCTGATCATGGGCTGCGCCATGGTGGCGCCGCTGATCCTGCCGACCATGACGGGGATGTGGATCTACGCCGGCGCGATCGGCGTCGGCTACGGCATGTTCATGTCGATCGACATGGCCCTGATGACCCAGGTGCTGCCCAAGACCGCGGTCGGCGACGAGGGCAAGGACCTGGGCGTGCTGACCACGGCGGTGAACATCCCGCAGATCATCAGCCCGGTCATGGCGGCCGTGCTCCTGCACCTGTTCGACAACAACTACGCGGCCATCTTCGTCGCCGCGATCCTGTTCGTCTTCAGCTCGGCCTTTCTGGTCGCCCCGATCAGGTCGGTGCGCTGACCCAAGATTCATAAGATGTATGATGATAATTTGACATACATCCTGCCGGCGACTAACGTCGGGACAAGGCCGGTAAACCGGCCACCGGGGTAGAAACGACAGGATCCGAGGATGTCCACCAAGACCACTATGCTGGCCGCCACCGCGCTGGGGCTGATCGGGGCCTGGGCGCTTCCCACCTGGGCCGTGGCGCAGGACGCCCCGCCCGCTTCGGCGCCGAACGCCGACGCCGTGGAGGAAGTCGTGGTCACCGGCATTCGCGCCAGCCAGCAGCAGTCGATCGACATCAAGCGCCAAGCCGTCGGGGTGGTCGATTCCATCGCCTCGGAAGACCTGGGCAAGCTGCCCGACCAGAACGTGGCCGAGTCGCTGCAGCGCGTCGCCGGCGTGACCATCGAGCGCAACCGGGGCGAAGGCCGCTACGTGTCGGTGCGCGGCTTCGGCCCCAAGTTCAACGCCGTCACCGTCAACGGCCGCACCCTGGCCACCGACAACAACGGCCGCGAATTCTCGTTCGACGTCCTGCCGTCCGAGATCATCGCCGGCGCGGACGTCTACAAGTCGCCGCAGGCCAACATCAACGGCGCCTCGATCGGCGCGACCATCGACGTGCGCACCCTGCGCCCGCTGGAACAGCGCAAGCCCTTTAGCTTGGCCGGTTCCGTCGGCTCGACCTGGGCCGAGCTGCGCGACACCAACAATCCCGAGGCTTCGGGCGTGGTTAGCTGGCGCAACGCGGATCGCACCCTGGGCGCGGCCCTGTCGGTCTCCTATTCGAAACAGAAGGTGCGCGACGACGAGTTCACGATCGGCGCGGGCCACGTGCACCGCTCGAGCACGGACTCCTACTACAATCTGGCCGGCGTTCCCGGCGGCCGCATCGGCCCGGGCGTCGCGCCGTTCAGCAACGTCTCGATGCCATCGAACCTGTCGCCGTTCTTCTTCGAGCGCGACAAGAAGATGACCGGCCTGAACGGCGTCGTGCAGTACAAGCCGACCGATCGCCTGACAGTCAGCCTGGACGCCCTCTACGCCAAGGCCGACATCATCGAGCAACAGACCGGCCTGGCCTACGACTTCGCCGGCGGCACGCTGGTCGAGCAGGTCGTGCAGGGCGGCGAGGCGGTCTACCAGCGCTACCAGGGCGGCTTCGTCGACCAGATCATCCAGTACGACCACCGCAAGGTCACGACCGACCAGCTGGGCCTGAACGTCAAGTGGCAGGCCACCGACGACCTGACCGTCTCGTTCGACGCCTCGACCTCGAAAGCCGAACGCCGCGGCAAGGAGGACAACGACTTCACCACCATCCGGCGCAAGAATGTCGACACCTGGTTCGACCGCCGCGGCGGCGATCCGATGTATTCGTACGGCTTCACCAGCCCGAACTACGCCAACGCCGCGACCAATCCGCAGGGCGTGACCGCCCACTACTACATCTGGGGCGGCGGGTCGGACGTCGATGACGAGATCGAGGAATACAAGGTCGACGCCGCCTGGAAGCCGCCGGGCGCCGTCTCGGTCAGCGCCGGCTTCTCGGCCCAGAACCGCACCAAGACCATCACCTCCAACGAGATGCCGTTCGGCGAGCAGTGCGCCTATTGCGACTCCAACCAGCTGCTGCCCACGTCGTTGTTCCAGCCGACGAACCGCAATTTCTTCAATGGCCAGTACGGCGACAAGATCCTCCACGACTGGCTGATCTACGATCCCCGAGCGCTGATCCTGCAGGTCAAGGAGTACGCCACCCGCGACGGCAAGGCGTTCAACCAGGCCGTCTACTCCCCGTCGGGCTCGTCGGTGGTCGATGAGAAGGTGCTGCTGGGCTACCTGATGACCGACATTAAGACGGACCTGGGCTCGATGCCCCTGGCCATCAACCTGGGCGTCCGGATCGAGGACACCGACTACACCTCGTCGGGCGCCTCGCGGACGGTGACCAGCGCCAAGCCGAACGGCGCCGGCCAGAACATCATCACCGTCTCGCCTGTGGTCCCCGTCAGCTTCGACGGCCACTACACCGACATCCTGCCGTCGGTGAACGCCCGCCTGAACCTGACCGACGACCTGATCCTGCGCCTGGCCGCCTCGCGCGTGATGACCCGGCCGACCCTGTCGGACCTGTCGCCGCGCCAGTCCATCCAGACCAACCCCGGCAATGAGACGATCAAGCGTGGCAACCCCGACCTGCAGCCATTCCGCGCCACCCAGATCGAGGGCGGCCTGGAATGGTACTTCGACGACCTGTCGCTGCTGTCGTTCGCGGCCTTCTACAAGAACATCGACTCGTTCGTGACCCTGGTCACCACGCCCCAGAAGGTCGATCAGGTGACCTTCCAGGTCACCGTGCCCGACAATGGTGACGGCGCGGTGGTGAAGGGCTTCGAGCTGGGCTACCGCCAGGTGTTCGGCCGCCTGCCCGCGCCGGTCGACGGCCTGGGCGTGCAGACCAGCTTCACCTACGCGGAGTCCAACGCCAACTACACCAACACCGTCGCCAACGTGTCGTACGGGCTGGAGGGCCTGTCGAAGTACTCCTACAGCCTCGTCGGCTTCTACGAGAAGGGCCCCGTCCAGGCGCGCGTGGCCTATACCTGGCGCGACAAGTTCCTGCAGGTCGCCTCGGGCCGTAATGGCGAGCCGGAATATTTCGACAGCTACGGCCAGTTGGACGTCGGGGCGTCCTACAACGTCACCGATCACTTCACGGTGTTCATCGACGGCCTGAACCTGACCGACGAGGAAGAGTTCATCTATTCGGTCACGCCCGACCGGACCAAGGAGTTCCGCACCACCGGCCGGCGCGTCGCTGGCGGGGTCCGCGTGCGCTTCTAGATCCCCTTCCCTCCTGCCGATCAAGGCCGCCGCACCACGCTCGTCGTGGTGCGGTTTTTCTTTTGGGGCGTAGCGGCGGACGCCCTTGACGCCTAAGGCCGAGGCCGGTAGCAAACATAATACGTCTTATGTTTAGGTGGATTATGAGGCTCGCGGGCAAGACAGCGCTGGTGACGGCGGCGGCGCAGGGCATCGGCCGGGCGACGGCGGAGGCGTTCAGGCGCGAAGGCGCGAGCGTGATCGCCGCCGATATCCGCATCGAACCCCTGGCCGACGCCGAAGACCTGATCGTGCGCCGGCTGGACGTCACCGACCGCGAGGCCATCCGGGTGATCGCCGAGGAGTTCCCGCAGGTGGACGTGCTCTATAACTGCGCCGGCTTCGTCCACGCCGGCACGATCCTCGACTGCGACGAGGACGACTGGGCCTTCTCCAACGCCCTGAACGTCACCGCCCAGTACCGGATGATCCGCGCCTTCCTGCCGGGCATGATCCGGGGCGGCGGCGGATCGATCATCAACATGTCCTCGATCGCCTCGTCGATCAAAGGCGTGCCCAACCGCTTCGCCTACGGCGCGACCAAGGCGGCGGTGATCGGCCTGACCAAGGCCGTGGCCGCCGACTTCGTGGGCCGGGGCGTGCGCTGCAACGCCATCTGTCCCGGCACGGTCGAGACCCCGTCCCTGCTGCAACGCCTGCGCGACACCGGCGACTTCGACAAGGCCTATGCCGAGTTCACCGCCCGCCAGGCCATGGGGCGCTTCGGCCGCGTGGAGGAGCTGGCGGCCCTGGCGGTCTACCTGGCTTCGGACGAGTCCGCCTTTACAACGGGTACCGCTAACGTCATCGACGGCGGCTGGGTCAACTAGACCACGTCAAGAGGATATCCCATGAAACTGCTCCGCTTCGGCACGGCCGGCCAGGAACGGCCCGGCGCTCTCGACACCCAGGGCCGGGTGCGCGACCTCAGCGGCGTGGTGGCCGATATCGACGGCGCGACCCTGTCCGACGAGGCCCTGGCCAAACTGCGCGCCGTGGATCTGGACGCCCTGCCCCTGGCGCCGGCGGACGTCCGCTACGGCCCCTGCGTGGGCAAGGTCGGCAAGTTCCTGTGCATCGGCCTGAACTACGCCGACCACGCCGCCGAATCCGGACTGCCCATCCCCGAGGAGCCGGTGCTGTTCACCAAGGCCACCTCGGCGATCGTCGGTCCCAACGACACGGTGCTGAAGCCGCGCGGCTCGACCAAGCTGGATTGGGAGGTCGAGCTGGGCGTCGTCATCGGCAAGACCGCTTCCTATGTCGAGGAAGCGGACGCCGAGGCCCACATCGCTGGCTATTGCGTGATCAACGACGTCTCCGAGCGCGCCTTCCAGCTGGAGCGGGGCGGCACCTGGGATAAGGGCAAGGGCTGCGACACCTTCGGCCCGATCGGCCCCTGGCTGGTGACGCGCGACGAGGTCGCCGACCCGGCGAACCTGAAGATGTGGCTGAAGGTCAATGGCAAGACGTTCCAGGACGGCTCGACCGCCACGATGATCTTCAAGCCGGCCTTCATCGTCGCCTACCTGTCGCGGTTCATGACCCTGCAGCCTGGCGACGTCATCTCGACCGGCACCCCGCCCGGCGTCGGCCTGGGACAGCGGCCGGAGGTCTATCTGGACGTCGGCGACGTGATGGAGCTGGGCATCGAGGGGCTGGGCCAGCAACGGCAGGTCGTCGCCCAGGCCTGAGTTTCGCGGCGAAGGCCACCGAAGGAGCCGGCCAGAGAGCCGGCTCGTGACAAAATGCATTGGGGAGTTCGTGATGGTCAAAGCCTTCGTCATCCGCGGCGCCGCGGCCATCACGATCTCGACCTTCGCGCTCGTCTGGACCGCCACAGCCATGGCGGCCCAAACGGCGGTAATCCTGCATGTCTCTCCCCAGGGCGACGACCGCAATCCCGGCAGCGCCAGCCGCCCGGTCCGCACCCTGACCCGCGCCCAGGCCCTGGTGCGGGCCAGCAATCTCAAGGCCGACGTGACGGTCGAGATCGCCCCCGGCGCGTATCGGCTGGACAGTCCCCTGGTCTTCACCGCCGCCGACGGCGGCCAGGACGGCCATCGCGTGACCTGGCGCGGCGCGGCCGGGGCTCGCCCGCTGATCTCGGGCGGCTTCGACGTCACCGGCTTCAAGCCGTTCGACGAGAAGCGCCGCCTCTATGTCGCCGACATTCCCAAGGGCCTGGACACCCGCCAGGTCTGGGTCGACGACACGCTGGCTGAACGTCCCTGGCTGGAGATCAAGCCGTCGGACGTCCGGTTCAACGCCACCGGCTTCGAGATCGTCAATCCGGACCTGGCCTTCCTGTCGACCCTAAAGCATCCGGAGCGGCTGGAGGTCGAGGCGACGGGGTTCTTCACCGATCGCATCTCGCCCGTGGCCGCGATCGACGGCGCGCGGGTGACGATGCGCCAACCCGCCTGGGACAATAACACCTGGGGCTACGACACCCTCTCCAAGCCGATCTTCCCCGAGGATTCGCGCCTGTTCCTGGTCAACGCTCCCGAGCTGATCGGCAAGACCAACGATTGGCACGCCAAGCCCTACCAGTGGTTCGTCGATCCCGACGCCGGCAAGCTCTACCTGCGCATCGCCGAGGACGAGGACATCCGCAAGCTTCGCGTCACGGTCCCGGCCTTGCCCGTCCTGGCCTCGATCAGCGGTACGCCGCAGGCGCCGGTGCGCAACCTGACCTTCCAAGGTCTGCGCTTTTCGTACACGTCATGGATGGGACCGTCGGAGCCGACCGGCTACGCCAACCAGCAGAGCGGGGCCTTCTTGAAGGATCCCTCGCCGATCCGCCCGGCCGACGCCTGGGCCAAATGCGGCTGGGGCTGTCCCGAGTTCGAGTCGATGCGGCAGAAATGGAGCCAGATCCCCGCCGCGGTCCAGGTGGCGGCGGCGCGCGAAATCGTCTTCCAGGACAACCAGTTCTCGCAACTGGGCCAGGTCGCCCTGGGCGTTGGCAACGACCCCAACGCCAACCTCAGCGGCGCAGGCCTGGCCACGCGCGGCGTGCGCGTCCGCCGCAACCTGTTCGCCGTGCTGTCCGGCGGGGCCATCATGGCCGGCGGCGTGCGCGAGGACGCCCACCATCCCTCCACCTCGGATCTGATCAACACCGACCTGGAGATCGCCGACAACACCGTCGCCACCGTCAGCCAGGACTACAAGGACAACGCCGCCATCCTGACCACCTATGTCGACGGCGCCCGCATCCTGCACAACGAGATCTCGGACGCGCCCTATGACGGCGTCGCGGTCGGCTGGGGCTGGGGCTACAACGACGCCGGCGGCAACCCGAACTACGACGAGAACCAGAAGGGCTACCTGCACAACACCCGCTACACGACGCCGACGACGCTGCGGAACACGCTGGTCGAAGGCAACCGGATCCACGGGGTGAAGACCTGGTACATGGACGGCGGCGCCATCTACAACCTCTCGGCCAATCCCGGCGCGGTGATCCGCGGCAACCACGTCTTCGACATCGGCGACCGGATCGGCGTCTATCTGGACGAGGGCTCCAAGCACTTCCGGGTGACCGGCAACGTCATCGACACCCAGGGCAAGTGGCTGAACGTCAACACCGCCGGCAAGATGTACCGACGCAGGATCTCGACTGACAACGTCGCGACCGGCAATTGGCACAGCTCGCCGCGCACGGGCGGCCGCTGGCTGGCCGAGATCGGCAATGTCGCCGAGAACAACCTGCTGGTCGCGACCCGTGACTGGCCAGCCGAGGCGAGAATCGTGATCGACAAGGCTGGACCACGCCCCGAGACAGAGGCCCCCCGATGAGCGTTTCCCGCCGTGGATTGATGATGGGCGCGGGACTGGCCGGTGTCGCGGCCTCGGCCCCGACGCTGGCGGCCCAGGCGCTGCAGACCCCGGGCCTGGAGGTCGTCGACCTGAAGGCCGGCTCCATGACCGCGCCGCTGGGCGTCGACGACCAGGCCGTGCGGCTGTCCTGGCGCCTGGTCAGCCCCAATCCTGACGTCCGCCAGACCCGCTACGAGATCCAGGCCGCCAGTACGCGCGCCCTGCTCGAGGCCGGAACCCCCGACCTGTGGCATGCCGGCGAGGTGCTGACCGACCAGAGCATGGACGTCTCCTGGCTGGGCATCCCGCTGAAGTCGCGCCAGATCGTCTGGTGGCGCGTCCTGGTGCGCGACAACAAGGGTCGCCGCGCCACCAGCGCCGTGGCCAGCTTCGAAACCGGCCTGCTGGAGCCGGCCGACTGGCGCGCCAAGTGGATCGCCGCCGAGACCGAGTTGGCCCGCGCCGACCGCCAGGCCGGCCTGCTGTGGATGCGCGGCGACCGACCGGCCGACCGCTCCGCCCGCTCGTTCCGCCTGGCCTTCGACCTGCCGGCCGCCGCGACCGTGACCCTGTTCTCGATCGCCAACGCCGAGTCCGAGCTCTGGCTGGACGGCCAGCCCGTCCAGCGGCCGCCGCACTCGCCCATCGCCTACGGCGTCGCGCCGATCGCCGAGACGCGCCACACCCTCGCCGCCGGCCGCCATGTGATCGCCGTCCGCGTCAGGGACCCCTCGGGCTTCAACGAGCCCAAGCTGCACGAGATCGCCACCGCTGTGATGGTCCGCGCCGACCTGGCCGGCGGCAAGGTGCTGCGCCTGACCTCGCGCGGCATGAAGACGGCCCTGCACGCACCCGACAGCTGGACGGCTCCCGACTTCGACGACGCCCGCTGGGCGCCGGCCGAGGTCTCCAAGACCCAGACCCAGGCCTGGCCGGGCTACGGCGCATTCCTGCTGCGCAAGGCCTTCGCGGTCGACCGGCCGGTGGCCCGCGCCCGTCTCTACGCCACGGCCCTGGGGGCCTACGAGGCCCAGATCAACGGCCGGCGGGTCGGCGACGCCCTGCTGACGCCGGAGAGCACCGACTTCCGCAAGACCGCGCTCTATCGCGCCTATGACGTCACCGACCTGCTGGTCCCCGGCCACAACGCCATCGGGGCGATGGTCGGCGACGGCTGGTACGGCAGCTACGTCGCTCCCGCCGGCCGCTACGCGTTCGGCGACGCGCCCCTGCGCTTCCTGGGGCAGCTGGAGATCACCTATGCCGATGGGACGCGCGAGACGATCGTCAGCGACGAGTCCTGGCGCCTGGCCCCGGCTCCGGTGACCCGGGGGGAAATCTACTATGGCGAAGACTATGACGCGCGGCTGGAACAGGCCGGCTGGTCGACCGCGAGCTTCGACGCCGCCGCCTGGCGCGCGGTCGACATCGCCCCCACCCCGCCCTGCGCCCTCAAGGCCCAGATCAGCCCGCCGATCCGAAGGATCCAGACGCTGCGGGCCGTGTCCGTCACGGCGGTCGGCTCGCGCCATGTCTTCGACTTCGGCCAGAACTTCGCCGGCTGGGCGCGACTGAAGGTGCGCGGCCGCGCTGGCCAGGTGGTGACCTTGCGCTTCGCCGAGGTGCTGGCCGCAGACGGCCGCGCCGACCAGTCCAACCTGCGCGCCGCCCGGGCGGCCCTGGTCTACACCCTCAAGGGCGATCCGGCCGGCGAGACCTACGAGCCGCGCTTCACCTATTTCGGCTTCCGCTATGTCGAGGTCGAGGGTCTGGCCGAAGCCCTGGGCCAAGCGCCGAGCGCCGACGACGTCGAGGGCGTCGTCGTCTCCTCGAACCTGGCCGAGACCGGCCACCTGCGCATCGCCAATCCGGTGATCCAGCAGCTGTGGCGCAACAGCCTGTGGAGCCAGAGGTCCAACTTCTTCGGCCTGCCCACCGATTGCCCCCAGCGCGACGAGCGGCTGGGCTGGACCGGCGACGCCAACGTCTTCTGGGACGCCGCGGCCTTCAACATGGACGTGGCGGCCTTCACCGAGCGGTTCGGCCGGGACATCCGCGACGCCCAGGGATCGCGCGGCGAATTCCCGGACTATGCGCCGGCCGGCTGGGCGGACCTGGGCCTGGGCGCGTCGCCCGGCT
It encodes:
- a CDS encoding aldo/keto reductase, which translates into the protein MISNRLGADGPLVSVLALGGAALGGVYDEVSQTQADAVVAAALDAGVNLIDVAPYYGATRAETVLGAALRGVARDDVVLMTKVGRQGDKSWDFTRDAVLRSLDESRARLGVDRIDVLQCHDIEYGDRRQLLDGALPALRDLRTQGVVGRIGVTGYDLDLLETIALTEGIDTVMAYCTYTLQDQRLAPVARRLAERGVAVFNASPLGMGLLTVQGPPDWHPAHDRVRDAAMEAARRCRTLGGDLSFVALQFALQTASEAGVVSTIVGMSQTEILRRNISALTTPIDPEILAAARSALAPVENLGWDLLPGGGGKAGA
- a CDS encoding amidohydrolase family protein; this encodes MIDAHLHLWDPERLDYGWLSHVPAIAGLHGPEEWAAAGPGVRHAVFVQADCAPAQALDEVDWIAGLAHPHLEILGIVAFAPLELGEAVASHLDALRQRPKVRGMRRSVQNEPDSFITDPRHVEGLVAAARHGLTIDLCARDRQLPLLIEVLGRLFERQPDARVVLDHLGKPDIAAHAGDIDGAGWADSLRVLAGFPNLSAKISGLTTQDRWSGGRDETLRPYIDHALACFGPERLMFGGDWPVVDLAGGYARWRAIFQATTAALPSPDRRRIESGTATAFYALAPERPQELLS
- a CDS encoding MFS transporter translates to MTIDTAAPVATPAGAGRLRLQLSLMVNFFLLMALYSGVLGVLLPNQIAALNPAEKANNLALMFAVTSVFSTLTTPIAGALSDRTRTRWGRRSPWIAIASLIGSLCLFGVSWMTSLWSLMVLWVMAAVAYNSMQPAMTTVIADRFPPHTRGVVSGVVGAGMTAGLTAGTVVAGYLAGARVLAYGLFAAAIAVSCLAFVLINREDSSADFPARPFSWKAFAASFWISPRDHPDFAWAFAGRFTVYMGYQAVAAYLLYILRDYIGLSDARSNLAIANLAILTLVCLIVSSLASGFLSDRLQRRKPFVVASSLIMGCAMVAPLILPTMTGMWIYAGAIGVGYGMFMSIDMALMTQVLPKTAVGDEGKDLGVLTTAVNIPQIISPVMAAVLLHLFDNNYAAIFVAAILFVFSSAFLVAPIRSVR
- a CDS encoding TonB-dependent receptor, translating into MSTKTTMLAATALGLIGAWALPTWAVAQDAPPASAPNADAVEEVVVTGIRASQQQSIDIKRQAVGVVDSIASEDLGKLPDQNVAESLQRVAGVTIERNRGEGRYVSVRGFGPKFNAVTVNGRTLATDNNGREFSFDVLPSEIIAGADVYKSPQANINGASIGATIDVRTLRPLEQRKPFSLAGSVGSTWAELRDTNNPEASGVVSWRNADRTLGAALSVSYSKQKVRDDEFTIGAGHVHRSSTDSYYNLAGVPGGRIGPGVAPFSNVSMPSNLSPFFFERDKKMTGLNGVVQYKPTDRLTVSLDALYAKADIIEQQTGLAYDFAGGTLVEQVVQGGEAVYQRYQGGFVDQIIQYDHRKVTTDQLGLNVKWQATDDLTVSFDASTSKAERRGKEDNDFTTIRRKNVDTWFDRRGGDPMYSYGFTSPNYANAATNPQGVTAHYYIWGGGSDVDDEIEEYKVDAAWKPPGAVSVSAGFSAQNRTKTITSNEMPFGEQCAYCDSNQLLPTSLFQPTNRNFFNGQYGDKILHDWLIYDPRALILQVKEYATRDGKAFNQAVYSPSGSSVVDEKVLLGYLMTDIKTDLGSMPLAINLGVRIEDTDYTSSGASRTVTSAKPNGAGQNIITVSPVVPVSFDGHYTDILPSVNARLNLTDDLILRLAASRVMTRPTLSDLSPRQSIQTNPGNETIKRGNPDLQPFRATQIEGGLEWYFDDLSLLSFAAFYKNIDSFVTLVTTPQKVDQVTFQVTVPDNGDGAVVKGFELGYRQVFGRLPAPVDGLGVQTSFTYAESNANYTNTVANVSYGLEGLSKYSYSLVGFYEKGPVQARVAYTWRDKFLQVASGRNGEPEYFDSYGQLDVGASYNVTDHFTVFIDGLNLTDEEEFIYSVTPDRTKEFRTTGRRVAGGVRVRF
- a CDS encoding mandelate racemase/muconate lactonizing enzyme family protein, which encodes MKITGYRSLTTIHDWGRPVGDVNGVVEAGITETPILLLETDGGLTGVGLGQHADIDRVFPAVEGEDPRAVTALYDRMLAHVFKSGHAGATYGAVAAVDMALWDLKAKMADEPLWRTLGARSRFVPGYASGLCYGLEDEAFQAHYALWAERGFTGAKIKGGRDVTRDIRRLTMARDLLRRNAERPALMLDVNECWSRKQAVRHVTEIEARIDLTWIEEPLRRWDAEGHAIVSRAVKAAVATGENLTGLDQFTPLLEARAVDVVQAGSVWGVTHFNRVALAAHAHNLPVSPVGYDANPIAHAAAAAPNMVGIEIQDFGFPLGLDVDQQIMDGGLVLGDRPGLGIEVDEAAIAANRLNGTWSRPGGPHVRPRHAGLGLVPNGRADAER